One Aquarana catesbeiana isolate 2022-GZ linkage group LG06, ASM4218655v1, whole genome shotgun sequence genomic region harbors:
- the LOC141147386 gene encoding taste receptor type 2 member 2-like produces the protein MSSLLWIVVMVFYYVECVLALSLNSCIVLLNGKSLYNGTKKNPSAVIQLIMGLINITMRGLLFTQFTAMFFPNFRFEGIYHVASFFLPFQMYFSSWLISGLCAYYCICIVHFTQQVFIWVRRTLSSWLPWGLLLSGVGSIALSVGNIWAVKITPMYYNGTLLVTSYIEIIPLSLTYTAMSICLGICLPFIISSVSLLTTAVSLFRHIWKIKHQDSGFSPAQVQVHVNAIRTMIFLLLLDVIFYIAVMTVNNILSYTNTISVACWIVVTVFPTLEAVIIIQSSSELRKMVLGRLCASRTVETGS, from the coding sequence ATGTCCAGTCTCCTGTGGATTGTGGTGATGGTCTTCTATTATGTGGAGTGTGTGTTGGCTCTCTCATTAAACTCCTGCATTGTACTTCTGAATGGGAAAAGTCTGTACAATGGGACAAAGAAGAACCCTTCAGCTGTTATCCAGCTCATCATGGGGCTCATTAACATCACCATGCGTGGTTTGTTGTTCACACAGTTTACTGCTATGTTCTTCCCCAATTTTCGCTTTGAGGGAATATATCATGTAGCATCATTTTTTCTACCATTCCAAATGTATTTCAGCAGCTGGCTGATATCTGGGCTGTGTGCCTATTACTGCATCTGCATTGTTCACTTCACCCAACAAGTCTTTATTTGGGTTAGGAGGACCCTCTCCTCTTGGCTTCCATGGGGACTTCTACTATCCGGAGTTGGCTCCATCGCACTGTCTGTCGGGAACATCTGGGCTGTTAAAATTACTCCAATGTATTACAACGGTACACTCCTTGTTACCAGTTATATTGAAATCATACCTTTAAGTCTCACGTACACAGCAATGTCCATCTGCCTGGGCATCTGCCTCCCGTTTATTATCAGTTCCGTCTCCCTGCTGACCACAGCGGTTTCTCTGTTTAGACACATCTGGAAAATAAAGCACCAAGATTCTGGATTCTCTCCTGCACAGGTCCAAGTCCATGTCAACGCCATCCGAACAATGATCTTCTTACTTCTTTTGGATGTCATCTTCTACATAGCTGTAATGACTGTGAACAATATTTTAAGCTATACAAATACTATATCAGTTGCCTGCTGGATTGTGGTAACTGTCTTTCCAACATTGGAAGCCGTCATAATTATCCAGTCCAGCTCCGAACTGCGTAAGATGGTTCTGGGTAGACTCTGTGCAAGCAGAACAGTGGAAACTGGGAGTTAA
- the LOC141147387 gene encoding taste receptor type 2 member 140-like — protein MLPLISLLMLLISFSAIVLGCASNSWTVHVNIMEWRSGLRLSPSDQILSFIAAINIPLQIMLSLDMSLVNALPVKSYASSHLVLINIGVFLVSCNLWVTTLLGSYYCLKIVNFSKGILLALKMKIPGLVPKLLVASVGLSFCIAMPSNWNIYIDCDQGSTGNSTRDSTEDICSLGIREAYLIAAFVGLILPLLLTLVPIGVTLASLWRHTRRIKKNKTDSCHPQTQAHVRAAQTMILLVTLHMAFYGAVFSFFLKSFNVDGAAMFFSWFFCLVLPHDAVFCHNNGECKTLESMQKNLQLKRHPVQWAGDCPQVACYRAH, from the coding sequence atgttgccTCTCATTTCTCTCCTGATGTTACTGATCAGCTTTTCTGCCATAGTCCTTGGCTGTGCCTCCAATTCATGGACTGTACATGTTAATATTATGGAATGGAGATCTGGTCTCCGCCTGAGCCCATCTGATCAAATTCTCAGTTTCATTGCAGCAATCAACATTCCACTGCAGATCATGCTGAGCTTGGACATGTCCCTCGTAAATGCCCTTCCTGTCAAATCATATGCCTCATCTCACCTGGTATTAATCAATATTGGCGTTTTCCTTGTTAGCTGCAACCTTTGGGTCACCACTTTGCTCGGCTCTTACTATTGTCTGAAAATTGTCAACTTTTCCAAAGGGATTCTACTGGCTTTGAAGATGAAAATTCCTGGCTTGGTACCAAAGCTTTTAGTTGCATCTGTTGGCCTGTCCTTCTGTATAGCAATGCCCTCAAACTGGAACATCTATATTGACTGCGACCAAGGCTCCACTGGAAATTCAACCCGTGACTCTACGGAGGACATTTGCTCCCTTGGGATCAGAGAGGCTTATCTCATTGCTGCCTTTGTGGGATTAATTCTGCCGCTCCTGCTGACTCTGGTCCCAATAGGAGTGACACTGGCCTCTCTCTGGAGACACACCAGGAGGATAAAGAAAAATAAGACTGACTCGTGTCACCCTCAGACTCAAGCCCATGTCAGGGCAGCCCAGACCATGATCCTGCTGGTCACCCTGCACATGGCTTTTTATGGTGCCGTCTTTTCCTTTTTCTTAAAGTCCTTCAACGTGGATGGGGCTGCTATgtttttttcttggtttttttGTCTTGTTCTACCCCATGACGCAGTCTTTTGTCATAATAACGGGGAATGCAAAACTCTGGAAAGCATGCAAAAGAATCTTCAGCTCAAAAGACATCCCGTCCAATGGGCTGGTGATTGTCCACAAGTAGCCTGCTACAGAGCTCACTAA